A genome region from Bacteroidota bacterium includes the following:
- a CDS encoding T9SS type A sorting domain-containing protein, translating to MKKIITLFFVSILMSCSSLYSQPLAYLYVGVITLERYNSDCWGCGNPDPTWYVSGTHNGTGGGTYTKGWQYSEMPGYSWDLVATGWEDYVINTSSTTATSFTLGIDAWENDCDPPETFTSCNLGLNADNNRCTNGSMTTINFRNQSPCTWHTGWGNCGSYWVEYSYYWSFKSAPTCTPSITPANNALCSGSTVTFSTGSCNDAYGNTMYKNIKWQKSANTDCSGASGWTDISGATSSSYTPPQTAGTRLYRVITTANCTADFSSYTSTSNCARVTYNPMNGANSGDNPPAIQSSACGTTILPNVATAFSALATPAVGAAANVTYTWSTSPSAGVTISNPNSMSTNITFATPGNYGVSVTYGDGCAAANAYSSCNLTVSQPDCNYIYASWNSGNDLNLGGPTGPVKTLTRAMALVSGSRNYIRMDAGTYTENNVINLMNNVIIDGGYSFAGGSWTKSSAATTTLNMNGTESPTVNSAHTIGFKGSSTSGWKLQDLTINVTSPTGTSTSGNGQSSYGVWINGCSSYSISRCAINPGNATNGNGATAGWQGMATDPYDGNNGNAGSTGSSGSTGGCSMWDDHGGSGGGGGGGGNGGGSPVAAGSNGGAGGSGGTGGDDHDGACTDGVKPGFSGTAGTLAGGTNGSAGIAGLCTNCNCRLDGGYAGGNATSPTDGSNGSAGSNSYLTGYFVPGIGGNGSAGTGGSGGGGGGGGGGDANGQNEAGNGGSGGGGGGGGGGAGKGGYGGGSSFAIFIWAGGTGGAITNCSLSTGTAGTGGLGGNGGTGGSGASGGSIVSGCSDQQNGGAGGSGSAGSKGGNGGNGAIGLRYAICQQNGGTAPTLSPAGFVTINSSTSGGSIPNPVTVTVSHGTNSVCSNSEITIGRSAAGSWTLPTGATYVMDVNSSTSSYTSTSNNPIIILADGGTLPVSLNLTTNASAYNSYLIKTTDRTLPTINISGLPACEGGTITLSASGLYGTTVDYDWRIFTTDANTPLQNSSLASPSFTISSSGTYNIRLRLREQCCGWSKPVYSSFTINNDPTAPTTATLIPAVADVCEGQLLSVSGVSGSTGGAGSCGNEYRYRNPAGTWSSWGSSVPNFTSTASGNAEIEMRINCNGTGCDISPAYAVSWNVVDDPESGMVSRSTPTDDVLCPGNVLTPQVTGATGGIGTIADEIQYRIGTSGGWTTYSGPITANVTGDYYFQTRRTSSGSDCNNSAWTPAGNGQLLWTITQATAPVMALTPSANACTGKNVSAVVSSAGSGGAGCSDSFEYRTDGGSWNAYTPGTSISTIGHTSIEIKAIRGNCSGALCASASNTYSWNVVEPTATGIASGDYVWSGSNGSWSTLNNWLQYNGSNFIIPGVLPDSTINVIIRPDATCVYSYPDIQTPGSACGNLFIQAGASFSLNSTNELTLYGNWTNNGTFSANQGTIIFDGNSNSTISGNNTFKNVRLMKDKGKNVILNDAISVSGQMDFTRGCIVSTSTNLISFEDGAGAINASDSSFVKGPVQKVGDDAFIFPTGKNSVSGDIYAPVGIDDPGSNPGDAFQAEYFFTTAPLNWEPWDMGPGVDHASGVEYWDIQRKSGSTYPAITLYWFNGTRSGITDLNGLVLAHRELYNGHVVWVNKGASISGTLVSGSIKSTLPFTSYSPMAFGAKSGASNPLPIELLYFKGSCLNDNAKLNWATMTETNNDFFTIERSLDNKEWEYTASLKGSGNSNTIQQYSYTDYSAYSGSSYYRLLQTDYDGKISVFNTLTVSCPENSPDELLVFPNPFTDRITIVFPNRSTANARLKVYDLLGGLIMEKNPVNQQSEILDLSGLKPGIYYLEYLSDEMVNVVKIVKN from the coding sequence ATGAAAAAAATAATTACACTCTTTTTCGTCAGTATATTGATGAGCTGCAGCTCATTGTATTCACAACCATTAGCCTACCTGTATGTAGGGGTAATCACACTGGAGCGCTACAACAGTGATTGCTGGGGCTGCGGCAACCCTGACCCAACATGGTATGTAAGCGGAACGCACAACGGAACCGGCGGGGGCACCTATACCAAAGGTTGGCAATATTCAGAAATGCCCGGTTACTCCTGGGATCTGGTAGCCACAGGCTGGGAAGATTATGTTATAAATACCAGTTCTACAACAGCTACTTCATTTACACTTGGAATTGATGCATGGGAAAACGACTGCGACCCACCTGAAACATTTACCTCTTGCAACCTCGGCCTGAATGCCGATAACAATCGTTGTACTAATGGCAGCATGACCACGATTAATTTCAGAAATCAAAGTCCGTGTACATGGCACACCGGCTGGGGCAACTGTGGCAGTTATTGGGTAGAATACAGTTACTACTGGTCTTTTAAAAGTGCACCCACCTGTACCCCTTCCATAACACCTGCTAACAATGCGCTTTGCAGCGGAAGTACCGTTACATTCAGCACGGGAAGCTGCAATGATGCCTATGGAAATACCATGTACAAGAATATTAAATGGCAAAAATCAGCCAATACCGATTGCAGCGGAGCAAGCGGATGGACCGATATCAGCGGAGCCACATCTTCGTCATACACGCCTCCGCAAACAGCCGGAACAAGATTGTACAGAGTAATAACAACGGCCAACTGCACAGCAGATTTCAGCTCATATACATCAACGTCAAACTGTGCCCGCGTTACATATAACCCTATGAACGGAGCCAACAGCGGTGATAACCCACCGGCCATTCAAAGTTCCGCCTGCGGCACTACCATTCTACCGAACGTTGCCACTGCATTTTCAGCCCTGGCCACACCGGCCGTGGGAGCGGCTGCTAATGTTACCTATACATGGAGCACCAGCCCATCGGCAGGTGTGACTATTTCCAATCCAAATTCCATGTCAACGAACATCACTTTTGCAACGCCAGGCAATTACGGTGTATCTGTTACTTATGGAGATGGATGCGCTGCTGCAAATGCCTATTCATCATGCAATCTTACCGTGTCACAACCCGACTGCAATTACATCTACGCATCATGGAACTCCGGGAACGATCTGAACCTTGGAGGGCCAACCGGTCCGGTAAAAACGCTCACCCGCGCCATGGCTCTGGTGAGCGGTTCCAGAAATTACATACGGATGGATGCGGGAACCTATACAGAAAATAATGTCATCAATTTAATGAACAACGTAATTATTGATGGCGGTTATTCCTTCGCAGGAGGCAGTTGGACAAAAAGCAGTGCAGCAACCACAACGCTCAACATGAATGGCACAGAATCGCCCACAGTTAACAGCGCTCACACAATTGGTTTTAAAGGAAGCAGTACCAGTGGATGGAAACTCCAGGACCTGACCATCAATGTTACATCTCCAACCGGGACATCAACCTCGGGGAACGGCCAATCTTCTTATGGCGTCTGGATAAACGGATGCTCAAGTTATTCAATCAGCCGTTGTGCAATTAATCCCGGCAATGCCACTAATGGAAACGGAGCAACCGCCGGTTGGCAGGGCATGGCAACCGACCCGTATGATGGCAACAACGGAAACGCCGGTAGCACCGGAAGCAGCGGTTCAACGGGAGGTTGCAGCATGTGGGACGACCATGGCGGCTCAGGCGGCGGTGGAGGCGGTGGAGGCAATGGAGGCGGAAGTCCTGTTGCCGCAGGAAGTAACGGCGGAGCAGGCGGCAGCGGAGGTACCGGTGGTGATGATCATGACGGCGCATGCACTGATGGCGTAAAACCTGGCTTTAGTGGCACAGCAGGCACGCTGGCAGGCGGTACTAATGGAAGTGCAGGCATTGCCGGCTTGTGCACAAACTGCAACTGCAGATTGGATGGAGGCTATGCCGGTGGGAATGCAACAAGCCCGACTGACGGGTCGAACGGTTCCGCAGGAAGTAACAGTTATCTCACCGGATATTTTGTACCGGGAATCGGCGGTAATGGTTCTGCCGGTACAGGTGGTTCAGGAGGTGGTGGAGGCGGTGGAGGCGGAGGCGATGCCAATGGACAGAATGAAGCGGGTAACGGCGGCTCAGGTGGCGGCGGCGGTGGCGGTGGTGGCGGTGCCGGAAAAGGCGGCTATGGCGGTGGCTCTTCGTTCGCAATTTTTATTTGGGCAGGAGGAACGGGTGGTGCGATTACGAATTGCTCATTGAGCACAGGAACAGCAGGAACAGGTGGACTTGGCGGAAACGGTGGGACAGGTGGCTCGGGAGCCTCGGGTGGTTCAATTGTGTCGGGATGCAGCGACCAGCAAAACGGAGGTGCAGGCGGCAGTGGTTCGGCAGGAAGTAAAGGCGGAAACGGTGGAAATGGTGCAATCGGTTTACGCTACGCCATCTGTCAGCAAAATGGAGGAACAGCACCTACGTTATCACCGGCTGGATTTGTAACCATTAATTCATCCACGTCCGGTGGAAGCATCCCAAACCCGGTTACTGTTACAGTTTCACACGGAACAAACAGCGTTTGCTCAAACAGCGAAATCACTATCGGACGCAGTGCCGCGGGCAGCTGGACATTACCCACAGGAGCAACATACGTAATGGACGTTAATTCCAGTACTTCGTCATATACTTCAACAAGCAACAACCCGATAATTATTCTTGCAGACGGCGGCACCCTGCCGGTATCACTGAATCTTACCACAAATGCTTCTGCTTACAACAGCTACCTTATTAAAACTACAGACAGGACACTGCCTACCATTAATATTTCAGGACTTCCGGCTTGCGAAGGAGGCACAATCACACTTTCCGCATCAGGACTTTATGGCACTACGGTAGATTATGACTGGCGTATTTTTACCACCGATGCCAATACTCCGCTTCAGAACAGCTCACTTGCATCGCCCTCATTCACGATTTCTTCATCCGGCACTTATAACATACGACTCAGGCTGCGTGAGCAATGCTGCGGTTGGAGCAAGCCTGTCTATTCTTCATTCACCATTAATAATGATCCTACTGCGCCAACAACAGCCACGCTCATCCCGGCTGTTGCCGATGTGTGCGAAGGGCAATTATTGAGCGTTTCAGGCGTGAGCGGAAGCACAGGTGGAGCAGGCAGCTGCGGTAATGAATACCGTTACCGAAACCCCGCCGGAACCTGGTCGTCGTGGGGAAGCAGCGTTCCAAATTTTACATCAACGGCCAGTGGAAATGCGGAAATAGAAATGAGGATAAACTGCAATGGCACCGGCTGTGATATTTCGCCGGCATACGCGGTATCATGGAATGTTGTCGATGACCCTGAAAGCGGTATGGTGAGCCGTTCAACGCCAACAGATGATGTGCTTTGTCCGGGTAACGTTCTGACACCACAGGTTACAGGGGCTACCGGAGGTATTGGCACCATAGCCGATGAAATTCAGTACCGGATTGGCACTTCCGGTGGATGGACAACATATTCAGGACCAATAACCGCTAATGTTACAGGTGATTATTACTTTCAAACCAGGAGAACATCCAGCGGAAGCGATTGCAATAACAGTGCGTGGACACCGGCAGGAAATGGACAGTTGCTGTGGACGATAACACAGGCAACGGCTCCGGTAATGGCGCTCACGCCGTCAGCAAATGCGTGTACCGGCAAAAATGTATCGGCAGTAGTGAGCAGCGCAGGAAGCGGTGGTGCAGGCTGCTCAGACAGCTTTGAGTATCGTACAGACGGCGGAAGCTGGAATGCCTATACTCCCGGAACCAGCATCAGCACCATAGGCCATACCAGCATTGAAATTAAAGCTATCAGGGGAAACTGCAGCGGTGCATTGTGCGCTTCTGCCAGCAATACCTATTCGTGGAATGTTGTTGAGCCAACGGCAACCGGAATCGCATCAGGCGACTACGTATGGTCCGGTTCAAACGGAAGCTGGAGTACCCTGAATAACTGGCTGCAATATAATGGAAGTAACTTTATTATACCCGGCGTCCTGCCCGATTCAACTATTAATGTAATTATCAGACCGGACGCTACCTGCGTATATTCTTACCCGGACATTCAAACGCCGGGATCCGCATGCGGGAATTTATTCATACAAGCAGGAGCATCATTCAGCCTGAACAGCACAAATGAATTAACGCTCTATGGTAACTGGACAAACAACGGCACGTTCAGTGCAAATCAAGGAACCATTATTTTTGACGGAAACAGCAACTCAACAATCAGTGGTAATAATACCTTTAAAAACGTCCGTTTGATGAAAGATAAAGGTAAAAACGTTATTCTGAATGATGCCATCAGCGTATCCGGACAAATGGATTTTACAAGAGGTTGCATTGTAAGCACAAGTACCAATTTAATTAGTTTTGAGGATGGTGCAGGCGCTATCAATGCATCCGACAGCAGCTTTGTAAAAGGACCGGTACAAAAAGTAGGCGATGATGCTTTTATTTTCCCAACAGGAAAGAACAGCGTTTCAGGAGATATTTATGCACCTGTAGGAATCGATGATCCGGGCAGCAATCCGGGCGATGCATTCCAGGCAGAATATTTCTTCACGACGGCTCCATTAAACTGGGAACCATGGGATATGGGACCGGGTGTGGATCATGCAAGCGGCGTTGAATACTGGGACATACAGCGAAAAAGTGGCAGCACCTACCCTGCTATTACATTATATTGGTTCAACGGCACACGCAGCGGAATTACCGACCTGAATGGACTGGTTCTGGCTCACAGAGAATTGTACAATGGACATGTAGTTTGGGTTAATAAAGGTGCAAGTATCAGCGGCACACTTGTATCAGGCTCCATAAAAAGCACATTACCGTTCACCAGTTACAGCCCGATGGCCTTCGGAGCCAAATCAGGGGCATCCAATCCATTGCCGATTGAGTTACTCTATTTTAAAGGAAGTTGTCTGAACGACAACGCCAAGTTAAATTGGGCCACAATGACTGAAACAAACAACGACTTCTTTACTATTGAACGAAGTCTTGATAACAAAGAATGGGAATATACAGCTTCACTAAAAGGGTCGGGAAACAGTAATACGATTCAACAGTATTCTTATACAGATTATAGCGCATATTCAGGCAGCAGTTATTACCGGCTTCTGCAAACAGATTATGATGGCAAAATCAGTGTATTCAACACCCTGACGGTGAGTTGTCCGGAAAACAGCCCTGACGAGCTGTTGGTATTCCCGAATCCTTTCACCGACAGGATTACCATTGTATTTCCAAACCGTTCAACTGCCAATGCCCGCCTCAAAGTATATGACCTGTTAGGAGGTTTGATAATGGAAAAGAATCCTGTGAATCAGCAATCTGAAATACTGGATTTATCAGGTTTAAAACCGGGAATATATTATCTCGAATACCTATCGGATGAGATGGTGAATGTGGTGAAAATCGTGAAAAATTGA
- a CDS encoding T9SS type A sorting domain-containing protein, with amino-acid sequence MLRLLSNFYRTTVINYTRNSGIAGSYIPGKACINSEIDLSAASVASGSWSLGSGLTLVNDITSGSTSYLLSNLAIKTTTNTAGAYDLTVNGGLYKNYLIVATTARTLPTIVVSAATICQGSNISLSVTGSYMPTEIREYEWKIYTSVPTSPLFSSTTSTFTTPVFNTPVTYIIRYRERHECCGWSRPVFASVTVNAQPTASAGGSQTICYNATATVSGATSSNGTILWTENGAGSITSGATTLTPTYTAALGDAGNTVTLTMTVSNSPCLAATATYTVNVYSNFTAGSIAMTGETICNGGDPVNISSLSLPVGGNGSYYYQWQKSTTSDIAGFSDISGANSSSYDPPSGLITTTWYRRMAKDGACNLSYTASSGVWQVVVVADPSSPTATQSPAATTVCNGQTLTITGVTDNGGGTGTCTIEYRANGSSWGTSIPSYTASVGTNTIELRKNCSASGCDISPVTTYTWNVVADPAMSTQPSDASGCPNFSCTISADASGGTGTFSYQWQVSTNSCSSGWANVSTGGTSSSYTVPTAASGTYYFRCAIAQNGGSCDPLMSNCATVTVYPALNITSQPIPISTCIGSTVSLSTAVTGGGSSPAYQWQTSPSGNAGTFSNIGGATANSYSPPTTSAGIIYYQCVISSSFPGCSSVTSNVASVGVAAQPGIVTHPASSSICTGGTASMTVVGTGGQSSTYMWQYYNGSSWVDVTNGTPSGAIYTGSTSSSFSVSGLAVGTYDYRGEYRSAAYGCATASSNSATVTVVADPVISTQPAVSQTVCVGGSPSLSVAATGGTGTFGYQWYSNTLNNNTTGSSLGSGNGAQTDTYSPVTSITGTKYYYCMITQTGSGCAVTSNTGSVTVVADPSISTHPVSPADICTGGTAGMSVTAANGVAPLSYQWQYNSGSWNNVADGSPTGSTYTGGTSTALSVSGISNTGGYQYRCIVTSAGSGCDPATSNIATVTVVSAPAAPTATPSPNVSDVCAGQVLSLINVTDNGGGTGTCSFQYSNNGGAWGALSPYAATVGTNTIDVRRICTGSGCGASAATSYSWNVVPDPISGVVSISTPTDIIVCPGNVLTPQVTGGSGGTGTITDEIQYRIGTSGGWTTYTSSITANTVGDYYFQTRRTATGNDCNTSAWSPAGNGQLLWTVSQAVAPVLAVTPNMANACIGKDITASISTAGSGGVGCSDIYEYRIDGGSWSGYTPGSTLNTTGHTSIEIRATRGNCSGNLCTSASNTYTWNIVEPSSSGVASGDFVWSGTDGVWSTTTNWLNYNGTNFVVPVVIPDTNSNVIIRPDSTCVYMYPDIQSTGPVCGTINILAGAQLSINGANNLDVYGDWSNSGILNPNAGKVTFRGTNHSNVSGNTSFHDLAIKKAKGRLVILSSNISVGGELDLSRGFIISSATNLLNMGDGSTVINASDSSFVNGPVQKTGDDAFTFPTGDFSVSGRIFAPIAITDPGVNTTDAFMAEYFYSSAPNNWDPWDMGPGVDHTSGVEYWDIQRISGSTYPGITIFWMNGTRSGIVDTGNLVLAHREMYNGSLRWMYKGEAVSGTLASGAISSTLPFTSYSPITFGSKTLGANPLPVSLLGFDAVCKNDVVTLEWTTMTETNNDYFTIEHSRDSKVWEKTATVSGAGNSNVIRAYSYKDLLPSDGINYYRLSQTDYDGKKTVFNSVSVSCENPTGSEIAVFPNPFTDEIAIEYPSRKYSNISIRIYDIMGNLVKEIQQVNPHQSLLSIDVAAFARGVYYLEFRTNEVMNVVKIVKN; translated from the coding sequence ATGCTTCGGCTTCTTTCAAACTTTTACCGGACAACAGTGATTAATTATACACGAAACAGCGGCATTGCCGGAAGTTATATTCCGGGCAAAGCATGTATAAATTCAGAAATTGACCTGTCGGCTGCATCTGTTGCTTCGGGCAGTTGGTCGCTCGGTTCGGGTTTAACATTAGTAAATGATATTACATCAGGTTCAACATCATACCTGCTTTCAAATCTTGCAATTAAAACAACAACCAATACGGCCGGGGCTTATGACCTTACCGTAAATGGCGGTTTATATAAAAACTATCTGATTGTAGCTACCACGGCGCGCACGCTTCCTACCATTGTAGTTAGCGCCGCAACAATTTGTCAGGGCAGCAATATCAGTCTGAGTGTTACCGGCAGCTATATGCCAACGGAAATACGCGAATACGAATGGAAAATATACACGTCAGTTCCTACGTCTCCGCTGTTCAGCAGTACAACCAGTACCTTTACGACGCCGGTATTTAATACTCCGGTTACCTATATTATCCGCTATCGCGAACGCCACGAATGCTGTGGCTGGAGCCGTCCTGTATTTGCAAGTGTAACAGTTAATGCGCAGCCTACAGCATCTGCAGGCGGCAGTCAGACTATTTGCTACAATGCAACAGCAACAGTAAGCGGCGCCACTTCGAGTAACGGAACCATCCTTTGGACAGAAAACGGTGCAGGTTCAATTACATCAGGCGCAACTACGCTGACACCAACGTATACAGCAGCTCTGGGTGATGCAGGCAATACAGTAACTCTTACTATGACTGTTTCAAACAGTCCTTGTTTGGCCGCTACAGCTACCTACACTGTAAATGTTTACAGCAATTTTACCGCAGGCAGTATCGCTATGACCGGCGAAACTATTTGTAACGGCGGCGACCCTGTGAACATCAGCAGTTTATCGCTCCCGGTAGGTGGAAATGGCTCCTATTATTATCAGTGGCAAAAATCCACAACAAGCGATATTGCGGGCTTTAGCGATATTTCAGGAGCAAATAGCAGCAGCTATGATCCGCCTTCCGGATTGATAACAACAACATGGTACCGCAGAATGGCAAAAGACGGCGCATGCAACTTAAGCTATACCGCTTCAAGCGGAGTATGGCAGGTCGTAGTAGTTGCCGATCCTTCATCACCAACTGCCACTCAATCGCCCGCCGCAACAACGGTGTGTAACGGGCAGACATTAACCATTACCGGTGTTACCGATAATGGCGGAGGAACCGGAACATGCACTATTGAGTACCGCGCTAACGGCAGTTCATGGGGCACTTCTATACCGAGTTATACTGCATCAGTCGGTACAAATACAATTGAATTACGCAAAAATTGTTCAGCCAGCGGTTGCGATATTTCGCCCGTTACTACTTACACATGGAATGTCGTTGCCGATCCTGCAATGTCAACACAACCTTCCGATGCAAGTGGCTGCCCGAATTTCAGCTGTACTATTTCTGCCGATGCATCAGGTGGAACAGGTACTTTCAGCTATCAGTGGCAGGTATCAACAAACAGTTGTTCATCAGGCTGGGCCAATGTTTCAACAGGCGGAACTTCTTCATCGTACACTGTTCCAACAGCAGCTTCCGGAACCTATTATTTTCGTTGTGCAATAGCTCAGAACGGTGGAAGTTGCGATCCATTGATGTCGAATTGCGCAACCGTGACAGTTTATCCGGCACTGAATATTACTTCACAGCCGATACCAATATCTACCTGTATAGGTTCAACAGTATCGCTATCCACTGCCGTTACAGGTGGTGGTTCTTCCCCAGCCTATCAATGGCAAACATCACCCAGCGGAAACGCCGGCACTTTCAGTAATATCGGCGGAGCTACTGCTAATTCATATTCACCACCCACAACAAGTGCAGGAATAATATATTATCAGTGCGTGATTAGTTCTTCTTTTCCCGGATGTTCGTCTGTTACATCCAATGTTGCATCTGTGGGCGTAGCGGCTCAGCCGGGTATTGTTACACATCCCGCAAGTTCCTCCATATGCACAGGCGGTACAGCATCCATGACCGTTGTGGGTACCGGCGGGCAATCATCGACCTATATGTGGCAATATTACAACGGCTCAAGCTGGGTAGATGTAACTAATGGAACTCCATCCGGAGCAATATATACAGGTAGTACAAGCAGTTCATTCTCGGTTTCGGGCTTAGCTGTAGGCACCTATGATTACCGTGGTGAGTATCGGTCAGCAGCGTATGGTTGTGCTACTGCATCAAGCAACAGCGCCACTGTTACCGTTGTTGCCGACCCCGTGATTTCAACCCAGCCGGCGGTATCACAAACAGTGTGCGTCGGCGGAAGCCCAAGCTTAAGTGTTGCAGCAACAGGTGGCACCGGAACATTCGGCTATCAGTGGTATTCCAATACCCTGAACAATAATACAACCGGCAGCAGCCTCGGTTCAGGAAACGGAGCTCAGACAGATACGTATTCACCGGTTACTTCTATAACAGGTACGAAATATTATTACTGCATGATTACACAAACCGGCTCCGGTTGTGCCGTTACTTCAAATACCGGAAGTGTTACCGTTGTTGCCGATCCTTCAATCAGCACACATCCGGTTTCACCGGCAGATATCTGCACAGGCGGAACGGCAGGCATGAGTGTTACGGCGGCCAACGGTGTTGCACCTCTTTCATATCAATGGCAATATAACAGCGGCAGCTGGAACAACGTTGCTGACGGCAGTCCCACAGGGTCAACTTATACAGGTGGAACCTCCACGGCATTATCTGTATCAGGAATCAGCAATACAGGCGGATATCAATACCGTTGCATCGTTACTTCGGCAGGCAGTGGTTGCGATCCGGCCACAAGCAACATCGCGACCGTTACCGTTGTTTCAGCGCCGGCGGCACCAACAGCAACGCCTTCGCCAAATGTTTCTGATGTCTGCGCAGGACAGGTCTTATCGTTAATTAACGTTACAGATAATGGCGGAGGTACCGGCACATGCAGCTTCCAATATTCCAATAACGGTGGTGCATGGGGTGCACTCAGTCCCTATGCGGCAACCGTTGGAACCAACACTATTGACGTACGCAGAATTTGTACCGGAAGCGGTTGCGGAGCATCGGCTGCAACATCCTATTCGTGGAATGTTGTTCCTGATCCTATAAGCGGCGTGGTCAGCATCTCCACTCCTACAGATATTATCGTTTGTCCGGGCAACGTGCTAACGCCGCAGGTCACCGGAGGCTCAGGCGGAACCGGCACCATCACCGACGAGATACAATACCGTATTGGCACATCCGGTGGATGGACAACCTATACATCATCCATTACCGCCAACACTGTAGGCGATTACTATTTCCAGACGCGGAGAACTGCCACCGGCAATGATTGCAACACAAGCGCATGGTCGCCTGCAGGAAACGGGCAGCTTTTGTGGACTGTAAGTCAGGCTGTCGCGCCGGTATTGGCCGTCACACCCAATATGGCCAATGCGTGTATCGGCAAGGACATCACAGCAAGTATCAGCACTGCGGGCAGTGGAGGCGTTGGTTGCTCTGACATCTATGAATACCGCATTGATGGCGGAAGCTGGAGCGGTTACACGCCGGGCAGTACGTTAAATACTACAGGACATACCAGCATTGAAATACGGGCCACCAGAGGCAATTGCAGCGGAAATCTGTGTACATCAGCTTCGAATACCTACACATGGAATATTGTTGAGCCATCGTCATCGGGTGTTGCTTCAGGCGATTTCGTATGGTCGGGAACCGACGGTGTATGGAGTACAACGACCAACTGGCTCAATTACAACGGAACTAATTTTGTGGTTCCCGTGGTAATACCCGATACCAACTCAAATGTAATCATCAGACCCGATTCCACCTGTGTTTATATGTATCCTGATATTCAGTCAACCGGTCCGGTGTGCGGCACGATAAATATCCTTGCCGGGGCGCAGCTGTCCATTAACGGAGCAAACAACCTGGATGTCTATGGTGACTGGAGCAACAGCGGAATATTGAATCCGAATGCGGGGAAGGTGACTTTCAGGGGAACCAATCATTCCAACGTTTCGGGCAACACGAGCTTCCATGACCTTGCCATTAAAAAAGCAAAAGGAAGACTGGTAATATTGAGTTCAAATATTTCTGTAGGTGGTGAACTCGACCTCAGCAGGGGATTTATTATTTCTTCGGCCACCAACCTGCTCAATATGGGAGATGGCTCAACAGTAATCAATGCCTCAGACAGCAGCTTTGTGAACGGGCCGGTTCAAAAAACGGGCGACGACGCATTTACATTCCCAACAGGCGATTTCAGTGTTTCGGGCAGAATATTTGCACCGATTGCTATTACCGATCCGGGTGTGAATACAACAGACGCATTCATGGCAGAATATTTCTACAGTTCGGCTCCGAATAACTGGGATCCATGGGATATGGGACCGGGCGTTGACCATACCAGCGGAGTGGAATACTGGGACATTCAAAGGATAAGTGGCAGCACCTATCCGGGTATAACGATATTCTGGATGAACGGGACGCGCAGCGGCATCGTGGATACAGGAAATCTGGTACTGGCTCATCGTGAGATGTATAATGGCAGCCTGAGATGGATGTATAAAGGTGAAGCTGTCAGTGGAACCCTGGCATCGGGCGCAATCAGCAGCACATTGCCTTTCACCAGTTACAGTCCGATAACATTTGGAAGTAAAACATTGGGGGCAAATCCGCTCCCTGTATCACTTCTTGGATTTGATGCGGTTTGTAAAAACGATGTTGTGACCCTTGAATGGACAACTATGACAGAAACCAACAACGATTACTTTACTATTGAGCACAGCCGGGACAGCAAAGTATGGGAGAAAACCGCGACTGTCAGCGGCGCAGGGAACAGTAATGTAATCCGTGCCTACTCGTATAAGGATTTATTACCGTCAGACGGTATCAATTATTACCGACTGTCGCAAACCGACTACGATGGCAAAAAAACAGTTTTCAATTCCGTTTCTGTAAGTTGCGAAAACCCTACGGGTAGTGAGATTGCAGTTTTCCCCAATCCGTTTACTGATGAAATTGCGATTGAATATCCAAGTCGGAAATACAGCAATATAAGCATTCGCATTTATGACATTATGGGTAATTTAGTGAAGGAAATACAACAGGTAAATCCGCATCAGTCGCTGCTCAGCATTGATGTAGCAGCATTTGCACGGGGTGTTTATTATCTTGAATTCCGCACAAATGAAGTGATGAATGTGGTAAAAATAGTGAAGAACTAA